A window of the Candidatus Liberibacter solanacearum CLso-ZC1 genome harbors these coding sequences:
- the trxA gene encoding thioredoxin produces the protein MGALATDADNFDLEVLKCSNPVVVDFWASWCRPCVALSPIIDDLADELSDKVKIVKVDIEKNSSISTRYKIVSIPTLILFKDGQMIDKMMPGGLSKNDISKWILSLV, from the coding sequence ATGGGTGCATTAGCAACAGACGCAGATAATTTTGATTTAGAGGTTTTGAAATGCTCAAATCCGGTAGTTGTAGATTTCTGGGCGAGTTGGTGTCGTCCTTGTGTGGCGCTATCTCCTATTATTGATGATCTTGCCGATGAATTGTCCGATAAGGTGAAAATCGTAAAAGTAGATATCGAAAAAAATTCTTCTATATCTACACGCTATAAAATAGTTTCTATTCCTACCCTTATTTTATTTAAAGATGGTCAAATGATAGACAAGATGATGCCTGGTGGATTGTCTAAAAATGATATTTCCAAATGGATATTATCTCTAGTTTAG